The nucleotide window TATAAACAAGCCTGTATCATCTACTATAACTGGTTTTTGAAGCAGTTCTGCAACGTATTTTGCTCCGTATGCTGCAACTTCCTCAATTGAGCCTTGTACTTCAGGATATCCTGGGTTTTCATGCTCAACATCAAAACCAAATTTTTCAAAGATACCTCTTGCCTCTTTTACTTTATGTTCATTTCCAGTTATAAATGTTACTAGCATATTTATATTTATATTACTTTTTTATAATATACTTATGCTTTTATTTATTTTTGTGTTGTTCACATAAAGAGATGCTTTGCAAGTGTATTGGTTCATAAAACATGAAAAAAAAAAGAAAATAAAAAAAAAGGGTGTGTGAAGAATAGAATCTGAAGATATAATTTTAGAAGTGTTTTTCTGTAATTTCTTCAGCTTTCTTAATATATTCAGGTGATGTTACACCTTTAATGTATGCATAGAATATTGCTCCACCTGCACCTACACCTTCTTTGATGTTTCCACGTGCATAGTTTTGAAGACCTACAACATCAGAGTTTTGAAGTAGTGGATCTGCTGCAAATACATTAATATCAGCAATTTGATTTACAATATCAAGAAGATTTGCTGTTTCATCGTTTGCAACATATGTTGTTGTTGCAATACAAATATTATCAAAGTTAAAGTCAGCATCTAGTGCTTTAACAATTGCACATGGTGCTGTCATCTGACTTCCACCTGCAAGAATAACAGGTACATCTGCTCCCATCATAAGACCTGCAATAGCAATCATTGTAGGATCACCTGCAATTTCAACAGCTTTAAATGGATCATCAGCTAGATCTCCAGGTTTAACATTATTTTTCTCAAGAGCTGCATCTACAACACTATTTTTAAGTTCATGAGGATTTGTAACCATACATCCACTTACCTTATTTTTAGCATCATATCCAAGTGCTACAAGTAGTCCAAGTGTTGTGGTTGTACCAGCAGGTGTTGATTCTCCAATAATAATATGATCTACACATTTTGATAGAACTTCTGCATATTTTTTAGCATTTTCAAATATAATTTGTGGATCTTTTACACCTACTCCTTCTCTTAGATCTCCACCTGGAACTCCTCCAAGTTCAACATATGGTACTTTTGGTGTAACTTCAAGACCTGCATTTATTGGTATAAATGGAATGTTAAGTAAGTCAATTGTTGCTTTTGTAAGAAGTGCTGGTGATGGTGCTGAAAGTTCATCAGCATCTGTTGATGCAATATTTGGAAGTGATAATGCCATATCTTTAAGTATAACTTCAGCATCAAGAGCAGGAGTGTATGATGTAAATTCTGGTGATCCTGCACCTGTAATTTTTGGTATTTTTGATACTGCTGTATTTGACATTACACATAAAAATGCTGGATTTTCTTTTTGTTGGATTGTTTTGATCATTTCATCTGACCCGAATACTTTAATATTTTCCATTGTATAATTTCTCCTTGTTTTTTGTTAGTTAAGAATTTTTTTTTATTATCCTTTTATAATATTAATTTTAAATATAATTATATCCTAAAAATTTTAATAAAAATTATTATTAAATCTATTTTTACTATTATTAATAATCATAGGGGAGAGAGTAAAATAAAATGATTGCTTTAGGAATAGAAGGAACAGCTGAAAAAACAGGAATAGGAATTGTGGATTCAGATGGAAATATTCTTGCAACATGTGGAGATCAATTATATCCAGAAGTTGGAGGAATCCATCCAAGAGATGCTGCAGAATTTCATGCACAGCATTTCATACCACTCATAAAAGATGCACTATGTGAGGCAAACTTAACACTAAATGATATTGATCTTGTATCATTTTCAAAAGGACCAGGACTAGGACCTGCTCTTAGAACAACAGCAACAGCAGCAAGAAGTCTTGCATTAAATATAGATGTTCCACTTATCGGTGTAAATCATTGTATTGGACATGTGGAAATTGGAAAACTAACAACAGGTGCAACAGATCCTGTAACACTATATACAAGTGGTGGAAATACACAGATTATAAGCTATGAGGCAGGACGTTATAGAATAATTGGTGAAACACTTGACATTGCAATAGGTAATTGTCTTGACCAGTTTTCACGTGATATAGGACTTGGACATCCTGGAGGTCCTGTAGTTGAATCACATGCACAAAATACAGATGAAACAGTAAAGCTTCCATACGTTGTAAAAGGTATGGATTTATCATTTTCTGGAATTCTTACAAGTGCAATTAATAAGTATAAATCAGGTGTTGATCTTGATGTTATATGTAATAGTTTCCAGCAGACATGTTTTGCAATGCTTTGTGAGGTAACAGAACGTGCAATAAGTTATACTAAAAAAGATGAAGTTCTTCTTTGTGGAGGAGTTGCAGCAAATAAAACACTGCGTAGTATGCTTAAGCAGATGTGTGATGAACACTATGTTGACTTTTATATGCCTCCTATGAAGTATTGTGGAGATAATGGTTCAATGATTGCACGTCTTGGTCTTCTTGCATATGATGAAAAGCTTTGTGGTATAAAAAATAGTTATATTAATCCAAAATTCAGAACAGATCAGATGGAAGTTACATGGATTAAAGATGAAACAAAACATAACATAAAACTACCAGAGGATATGATAGATAAGGGTGCTGAAGCTGATATAATAGATGCTACTTGGAATGGAAAAGATGCAATTATAAAACATCGTGTTAAAAAGAATTATCGTATAGATGAAATTGATGATAAGCTAAGATCAGAACGCCTAAAACAGGAAGCAAAACTGATACATGATGCAAAAAATGCTGGTATCAGGACACCATACATCTATGATATTGACCTTAAAAATAAGTCATTAGTACTTCAAAAAATAGATGCAGTACAACTTAATGATATAATCATGAATACAACAGATTCAACACAATTGTATGACTTATTTATACAAATAGGATCTGATGTAGCATGTATGCATAGATGTGGTATTATTCATGGTGATCTTACAACAGCAAACATACTAATTGATTGTGATATGAATCCATACTTTATAGACTTTGGTCTTGGACGCTATAGTGAGCTTCTTGAAGATCAAGGAGTAGATCTTCTTGTATTTAAAAAATCATTAAAAACATTAAAACCAGAAATTTCAGATGAACTATTTAATAAAGTTCTTAAGGGTTATGATGATGTAAAAATAAAAAATAAGATTGATGAAATTGAAAAAAGAGGAAGATATCTATAAAAGGATACTAAAATTTCTTCTTTTATTTTTTACTCTCCCATTTTATACTTTTTCACTATTTTTTCCTTAGAACATTACAGTTGCAAGTATTGTTATGATACCAATTATCCAACAGTAAAATGCAAATATGTCAAGACTCCATCCTTCAATCATTTTAAGCAGTAGTTTGATTGATAAATATCCAAATATTACTGATGATAAAAATCCTGCAACAAGTACAAATGCTGATACATCGATTGTAACAATGTCTTTTATTTGTATTAATCCTGCACCAAGTACTGCTGGTATTGAAAGTATAAAGCTGTATCTTGCAGCATATTCACGGTTTAATCCTGCAAATAATCCTGCTGAAATTGTTGCACCTGATCTTGAAATACCAGGTAAAACAGCAAGACCTTGACATACACCTAAAGCTATTGCCTGTTTAAATGTCATGTCACGTTCTGTAATACTACCTGATTTATGTCTTTCTGACATGTATAGTAGTATACCTGTAATTATAAGGAAAACTCCAATAAAGAGTGTACCTCTAAATATTGTTTCAATAGCATCTTTAAATAATATTCCCATTATTCCTGTAGGGATTGTTGCTACAATTAATAGCCATGCAAATCTCTTTGCTGGAACCTCACGTATACCTTTAAGGAACACTTCTTTTGACTCTGTAAGGTCAAGAATACTTAGTATAAATCCCTTCAAGATATTGACAATATCCTTCCAGAAAACACTAAATATTGCAACTAGTGTACCAAGGTGAAGTATTGTATCAAATACTAGTGATGTTTCAACACCAAGAAGGTGTGGTACTAATACAAGATGTGCAGAACTACTAATTGGTAGAAATTCACTTATTCCTTGAACTGCTCCAAGGATAATTGCACTAATTAGATCTATCAATTAATTTATCCTCCTTTATTTATGTATTATAAAGAGAAGAATTTAAAATAAATATTTTTTTTAATAAATTCTAGAATTTTTATAATTGATAATAGTTTTCTTTGTTATTTTATTCATATGTTTTTATAATAGTAGGTTTTATCAATTAATTTCATAACTAGAGTAATTAATATAAAAAAAGTAAAAAAAAGTTGGGTGTTGAAGAGGTAGTATTAGACTTATAAGAAGTCTAACCATCCATATTTATCTTCAACTTTGTTATTTAATACATCAAAGAATGCATCTTGGATTTTTTTAGTTACAGGGCCACGTTTTCCTTTTCCTATTTTTATTTGATCTATTGATCTTATAGGTGAAAGTTCTGCTGCTGATCCTGTGAAGAATACTTCATCAGCAAGATATAATCTTTCTCTTGAGATTGTTTCTTCTTTTATTTCATATCCAAGATCTGTTGCAATTTTCATTACTGAATCTCTTGTAATTCCTCTAAGTACTGATGATCCAAGATCTGGTGTGTATAGTGTTTCATCTTCTACTAGGAATATGTTTTCACCTGATCCTTCTGCAACGTTTCCTGAGTAGTTTAGAAGTACACATTCTTTGTATCCATTGAGTGTTGCTTCCATTTTTGCAAGTTGTGAGTTCATGTAGTTTGATCCTGCTTTTGCAATGTTTGGCATTGTATCTGGTGCCATTTTTCTCCAGGATGATGTGCATACATCGATTCCTTGTTCGAGTGCATCTTCACCTAGGTATTGTCCCCAGCCCCATACAGCAATTACTGTTTCAACAGGACAGTTTAGTGGGTAAACTCCTAGTTCATTAAGTCCTCTAAATGCTATAGGACGGATGTAACATGATTTTATGTTGTTTATGTTTATTGTGTCTTTTACAGCTTCACAGAGTTCATCTACAGTGTATGGTATGTCCATTCTGTAAACTTTAGCTGAGTCGTGTAGTCTTTTCATGTGATCTTTTAGTCTAAATACTGCTGGACCATTTTCTGTATCATAACATCTTAATCCTTCAAATACGCTACTTCCGTAGTGAACTACGTGTGATAGTACGTGTATTTGTGCATCTTTCCAGTCAACTAATTCTCCGTTAAACCATATTTTTCCTGTTTCATCGAATGCCATTTTTATTGTTTCCTTTAAATTTTTATTATGTTTTTATATATGTTTTTTGTATAATATATAATTCTTTTAAAAAATTGTATTTTTTATAGTTTATTTGGTGTTTTTGTTTTTTATTTTAATCAATGTCTAAATTTTATTTTTTTATTCCTATTTTTTCTAGAAAACAGAAACCTTTATATATAACTTAAGATAAATTATTGAATAGAGCTTAAT belongs to Methanosphaera sp. and includes:
- a CDS encoding branched-chain amino acid transaminase codes for the protein MAFDETGKIWFNGELVDWKDAQIHVLSHVVHYGSSVFEGLRCYDTENGPAVFRLKDHMKRLHDSAKVYRMDIPYTVDELCEAVKDTININNIKSCYIRPIAFRGLNELGVYPLNCPVETVIAVWGWGQYLGEDALEQGIDVCTSSWRKMAPDTMPNIAKAGSNYMNSQLAKMEATLNGYKECVLLNYSGNVAEGSGENIFLVEDETLYTPDLGSSVLRGITRDSVMKIATDLGYEIKEETISRERLYLADEVFFTGSAAELSPIRSIDQIKIGKGKRGPVTKKIQDAFFDVLNNKVEDKYGWLDFL
- a CDS encoding undecaprenyl-diphosphate phosphatase, producing MDLISAIILGAVQGISEFLPISSSAHLVLVPHLLGVETSLVFDTILHLGTLVAIFSVFWKDIVNILKGFILSILDLTESKEVFLKGIREVPAKRFAWLLIVATIPTGIMGILFKDAIETIFRGTLFIGVFLIITGILLYMSERHKSGSITERDMTFKQAIALGVCQGLAVLPGISRSGATISAGLFAGLNREYAARYSFILSIPAVLGAGLIQIKDIVTIDVSAFVLVAGFLSSVIFGYLSIKLLLKMIEGWSLDIFAFYCWIIGIITILATVMF
- the cobT gene encoding nicotinate mononucleotide-dependent phosphoribosyltransferase CobT translates to MENIKVFGSDEMIKTIQQKENPAFLCVMSNTAVSKIPKITGAGSPEFTSYTPALDAEVILKDMALSLPNIASTDADELSAPSPALLTKATIDLLNIPFIPINAGLEVTPKVPYVELGGVPGGDLREGVGVKDPQIIFENAKKYAEVLSKCVDHIIIGESTPAGTTTTLGLLVALGYDAKNKVSGCMVTNPHELKNSVVDAALEKNNVKPGDLADDPFKAVEIAGDPTMIAIAGLMMGADVPVILAGGSQMTAPCAIVKALDADFNFDNICIATTTYVANDETANLLDIVNQIADINVFAADPLLQNSDVVGLQNYARGNIKEGVGAGGAIFYAYIKGVTSPEYIKKAEEITEKHF
- a CDS encoding bifunctional N(6)-L-threonylcarbamoyladenine synthase/serine/threonine protein kinase: MIALGIEGTAEKTGIGIVDSDGNILATCGDQLYPEVGGIHPRDAAEFHAQHFIPLIKDALCEANLTLNDIDLVSFSKGPGLGPALRTTATAARSLALNIDVPLIGVNHCIGHVEIGKLTTGATDPVTLYTSGGNTQIISYEAGRYRIIGETLDIAIGNCLDQFSRDIGLGHPGGPVVESHAQNTDETVKLPYVVKGMDLSFSGILTSAINKYKSGVDLDVICNSFQQTCFAMLCEVTERAISYTKKDEVLLCGGVAANKTLRSMLKQMCDEHYVDFYMPPMKYCGDNGSMIARLGLLAYDEKLCGIKNSYINPKFRTDQMEVTWIKDETKHNIKLPEDMIDKGAEADIIDATWNGKDAIIKHRVKKNYRIDEIDDKLRSERLKQEAKLIHDAKNAGIRTPYIYDIDLKNKSLVLQKIDAVQLNDIIMNTTDSTQLYDLFIQIGSDVACMHRCGIIHGDLTTANILIDCDMNPYFIDFGLGRYSELLEDQGVDLLVFKKSLKTLKPEISDELFNKVLKGYDDVKIKNKIDEIEKRGRYL